One Takifugu rubripes unplaced genomic scaffold, fTakRub1.2, whole genome shotgun sequence DNA segment encodes these proteins:
- the LOC115248503 gene encoding uncharacterized protein, with the protein MTSAKLIFWLICLEKFAQTATMEFSPSLNWKTNYILVKPGQNLTLPCLHRDYFSTRISWFKETLGEKPILICMYWISSKFCSCANDFKTNPRFQIHPGNNGTNLTITDLRLSDSATYYCVNRYLNVFDFTEGHNVIIEGSGLTIDQSASQSIQAEGSVTLNCTVHTGWTCDGDHTVYWFRNSGPSQLGLMYSHTGGNKQCERETNTCFYSFSMKNLNTSQTGTYYCAVAACGHILFGNGTKLVCGDEGNHLVLVYFLSAAWIFTIIVVVLLSISVFMTKRKNSHHSLDSQSRVQASSTANAEGYQEENNLHYAALRNNQPNRSMQNRQNVCVYSALKILILNLILDHPSKVLRFFARMNGR; encoded by the exons atgacatctgcaaagttgatcttctggctgatatgtttggagaaatttg ctcagacagctacaatggaattttctccatctttgaattggaagaccaattatatcttagtcaaacctggacagaacctgactttgccgtgtcttcacagagatTATTTTTCTACCAggatctcttggtttaaagaaactctgggagagaagccgattcTGATCTGTATGTACTGGATATCAAGTAAATTTTGTAGCTGTGctaatgacttcaaaaccaatccacgtttccaaatacatcctggtaacaatggaactaatctgacaataacagatttgaggttatcagactcagcgacgtattactgtgtaaatcggtatttaaatgtatttgactttacagaaggtcataatgtcattatagagggttcagggttgactatagatcagtcagcatcacagtctatccaagcagaaggttctgtgacgctgaattgtacagtccatactgggtggacttgtgatggggatcacactgtttactggttcagaaactctggaccatctcaactgggactcatgtacagccatacaggcgggaataagcagtgtgagagggaaaccaacacctgtttctacagcttctccatgaagaacctgaacacttctcagactgggacctactattgtgctgttgcagcatgtggacacattctgtttggaaatggaaccaagctggtgtgtgggg atgaaggaaaccatcttgttttggtgtatttcctcagtgcggcctggatatttaccatcatcgtggttgttttattatccatttcagtttttatgacaaaaaggaaaaacagtcatcactctttgg actctcaatcaagagtccaagcttcatccacagcaaatgcagag ggctaccaagaggaaaacaacctccattatgcagctttgaggaacaaccagcccaacagatcaatgcagaacagacagaatgtgtgtgtgtactctgct CTAAAAATCCTCATATTGAACCTCATTTTGGATCACCCATCTAAGGTCCTACGTTTCTTCGCCAGGATGAATGGCAGGTAG